One Nocardioides aromaticivorans genomic window carries:
- a CDS encoding HAD family hydrolase translates to MPDLVVGFDLDLTLIDTAPGFQQVLRALGAELEVEFPVEEMTRRLGPPLDMLLAPYLPPERIPAAGERFRALYPDHAITTVPVLPGAHEAIAAVRRLGGRVVVVTGKYAPNAQLHIDHTGLDVDVLEGWVWGVGKADVLRREAASVYVGDHVHDVEGALAAGVTGVSVLTGGCTAGELRAAGTHAVLDSLEDFPDWLSGHLSLRTG, encoded by the coding sequence ATGCCGGACCTCGTCGTCGGGTTCGACCTCGACCTGACCCTCATCGACACCGCTCCGGGCTTCCAACAGGTGCTCCGGGCCCTCGGCGCCGAGCTCGAGGTGGAGTTCCCGGTCGAGGAGATGACCCGTCGGCTGGGGCCCCCGCTCGACATGCTGCTCGCGCCGTACCTGCCGCCGGAGCGCATCCCGGCCGCCGGCGAGCGCTTCCGCGCGCTCTACCCCGACCACGCGATCACCACCGTGCCGGTCCTCCCCGGCGCGCACGAGGCCATCGCCGCCGTACGACGGCTCGGAGGCCGGGTGGTCGTGGTCACCGGCAAGTACGCGCCCAACGCCCAGCTCCACATCGACCACACCGGGCTCGACGTCGACGTGCTCGAGGGGTGGGTCTGGGGCGTCGGCAAGGCCGACGTGCTGCGCCGCGAGGCCGCCTCGGTCTACGTCGGCGACCACGTGCACGACGTGGAGGGCGCCCTGGCCGCCGGCGTCACCGGCGTGTCCGTGCTGACCGGCGGATGCACGGCGGGGGAGCTGCGGGCGGCCGGCACGCACGCCGTGCTCGACAGCCTCGAGGACTTCCCCGACTGGCTCTCAGGCCATCTCAGCCTTCGCACTGGCTGA
- the fadD8 gene encoding fatty-acid--CoA ligase FadD8 has product MTDTLRTPAHNGHLMVAALKRHANRPIVHLGDVTLTGKETADRISQYIQAFESLGAGRGTPGALLALNRPEVLFILGAGQTQGFQRTSLHPLGSADDHAYVINDAGITTLVIDPYFAARAVELLGKCPGLKQVLTIGPVPEELAEVGTDLTAVAATFEPRTLTAAVLEPDHITSITYTGGTTGKPKGVIGTARAFSTMSQVQMSEWEWPAEPRFLMCTPLSHAGAAFFVPVVLKGGTLFVSSRFDPAEVLQTIEEKRINSLMLVPTMLYALMDHPDSRTRDLSSLETVYYGASAINPVRLKEAIERFGPIFAQYYGQSEAPMVISYFPKGDHVDADGRPVESRLTSCGRPSAYLRTALLDEAGNPVPQGEPGEICVAGPLLSAGYWQLPEATAETFRDGWMHTGDVAREDEDGFWYIVDRTKDMIVTGGFNVFPREVEDVIAEHPAIAQVGVIGTPHEKFGEAVTAVVVLREGHELTEEVVAEIQAAVKERKGSVQSPKDVIAVDALPLTALGKPDKKALRARFWTGERSVG; this is encoded by the coding sequence GTGACCGACACGCTGCGCACCCCTGCCCACAACGGCCACCTCATGGTCGCCGCCCTCAAGCGGCATGCGAACCGCCCGATCGTCCACCTGGGCGACGTGACCCTCACGGGCAAGGAGACGGCGGACCGGATCTCCCAGTACATCCAGGCGTTCGAGTCCCTCGGCGCCGGGCGTGGTACGCCGGGGGCGCTGCTCGCGCTCAACCGGCCCGAGGTCCTCTTCATCCTCGGCGCCGGCCAGACGCAGGGCTTCCAGCGGACCTCGCTGCACCCGCTCGGCTCGGCCGACGACCACGCCTACGTGATCAACGACGCGGGCATCACCACGCTCGTCATCGACCCCTACTTCGCCGCCCGTGCGGTCGAGCTGCTGGGCAAGTGCCCCGGCCTCAAGCAGGTCCTCACCATCGGCCCGGTCCCCGAGGAGCTCGCCGAGGTGGGCACGGACCTGACCGCGGTCGCGGCCACCTTCGAGCCGCGGACCCTGACGGCGGCCGTGCTGGAGCCCGACCACATCACCTCGATCACCTACACCGGCGGCACGACCGGCAAGCCGAAGGGCGTGATCGGCACCGCCCGCGCCTTCTCGACGATGTCGCAGGTCCAGATGTCGGAGTGGGAGTGGCCGGCCGAGCCGCGCTTCCTCATGTGCACGCCCCTGTCGCACGCCGGCGCGGCCTTCTTCGTGCCGGTCGTGCTCAAGGGCGGCACCCTGTTCGTCTCCTCGCGCTTCGACCCGGCCGAGGTGCTGCAGACGATCGAGGAGAAGCGGATCAACTCGCTGATGCTCGTGCCGACGATGCTCTACGCGCTGATGGACCACCCTGACTCCCGCACCCGTGACCTGTCGTCGCTGGAGACCGTCTACTACGGCGCGTCCGCGATCAACCCGGTCCGGCTCAAGGAGGCGATCGAGCGGTTCGGGCCGATCTTCGCGCAGTACTACGGCCAGTCCGAGGCGCCGATGGTGATCAGCTATTTCCCGAAGGGCGACCACGTCGACGCCGACGGTCGCCCGGTCGAGTCCCGGCTCACCTCCTGCGGCCGGCCCTCGGCGTACCTCCGGACCGCGCTGCTGGACGAGGCGGGCAACCCGGTGCCGCAGGGCGAGCCGGGGGAGATCTGCGTGGCCGGCCCGCTGCTGTCGGCGGGCTACTGGCAGCTTCCCGAGGCCACGGCCGAGACCTTCCGCGACGGCTGGATGCACACCGGCGACGTGGCGCGCGAGGACGAGGACGGCTTCTGGTACATCGTCGACCGCACCAAGGACATGATCGTCACGGGCGGCTTCAACGTCTTCCCCCGCGAGGTGGAGGACGTCATCGCCGAGCACCCGGCGATCGCCCAGGTCGGCGTGATCGGTACGCCGCACGAGAAGTTCGGCGAGGCGGTCACCGCGGTCGTGGTCCTGCGCGAGGGGCACGAGCTCACCGAGGAGGTCGTCGCCGAGATCCAGGCGGCCGTGAAGGAGCGCAAGGGCTCGGTGCAGTCCCCGAAGGACGTCATCGCGGTCGACGCGCTGCCCCTGACCGCGTTGGGCAAGCCCGACAAGAAGGCGCTGCGCGCGCGCTTCTGGACGGGCGAGCGCTCCGTCGGCTGA
- a CDS encoding LLM class F420-dependent oxidoreductase — MKLGLQLGYWGAQPPQGVGELVAAAEDAGFDAIFTAEAWGSDAFTPLAWWGRETSRVRLGTSIVQMSGRTPTSIAMHALTLDHLTGGRVILGMGVSGPQVVEGWYGQPFEKPLARTREVVSIIRKVLAREAPVTNDGPHHPLPYRGPGSVGLGKPLKPIVHPLRADLPIWLGAEGPKNVAQTAEIADGWIPIFYTPRSAGMYQPWLDEGFARPGARRTRADFEISATCHLQVVENAEQKQMVVDAMKPFVSLYMGGMGAKEQNFHNQVFTRMGYGELAAQVQELYLSGEKDKATALIPDELVDDMHIIGTASEVRERVAQWEETGVTTLLLSCRSAAEVRQVAEVLA, encoded by the coding sequence ATGAAACTTGGCTTGCAGCTGGGCTACTGGGGCGCACAGCCCCCGCAGGGCGTCGGTGAGCTCGTCGCCGCGGCGGAGGACGCCGGCTTCGACGCGATCTTCACCGCGGAGGCCTGGGGCAGCGACGCCTTCACGCCGCTCGCCTGGTGGGGCCGGGAGACCTCGCGGGTCCGGCTCGGCACCTCGATCGTCCAGATGTCCGGCCGTACGCCGACCTCGATCGCCATGCACGCGCTGACCCTCGACCACCTCACCGGCGGCCGGGTCATCCTCGGGATGGGCGTCAGCGGCCCGCAGGTCGTCGAGGGCTGGTACGGCCAGCCCTTCGAGAAGCCGCTCGCGCGCACCCGCGAGGTCGTCTCGATCATCCGCAAGGTGCTGGCCCGCGAGGCGCCGGTCACCAACGACGGACCGCACCACCCGCTGCCCTACCGCGGTCCCGGCTCGGTCGGGCTGGGCAAGCCGCTGAAGCCGATCGTGCACCCGCTGCGCGCCGACCTGCCGATCTGGCTCGGGGCCGAGGGGCCGAAGAATGTCGCCCAGACCGCGGAGATCGCCGACGGCTGGATCCCGATCTTCTACACGCCCAGGAGTGCCGGGATGTACCAGCCGTGGCTCGACGAGGGCTTCGCGCGACCCGGCGCCCGTCGTACCCGCGCCGACTTCGAGATCTCCGCGACCTGCCACCTGCAGGTGGTGGAGAACGCCGAGCAGAAGCAGATGGTCGTCGATGCCATGAAGCCGTTCGTGTCGCTCTACATGGGCGGCATGGGGGCCAAGGAGCAGAACTTCCACAACCAGGTCTTCACGCGCATGGGCTACGGCGAGCTCGCGGCCCAGGTGCAGGAGCTCTACCTGTCGGGGGAGAAGGACAAGGCGACCGCGCTCATCCCCGACGAGCTCGTCGACGACATGCACATCATCGGCACCGCCTCCGAGGTGAGGGAGCGGGTCGCGCAGTGGGAGGAGACCGGCGTGACCACGCTGCTGCTCTCGTGCCGCAGCGCCGCCGAGGTGCGTCAGGTGGCCGAGGTCCTCGCCTGA
- a CDS encoding Zn-ribbon domain-containing OB-fold protein, producing MSRTLQAPVTVAFDYTRSTGPVVGRFLSGLRDGVVVGGRTSTGQVVVPPLEFDPVTHEPTTEFVEVSSVGTVTSWTWVPEPVKDQPFDRPFAFALVTLDGADVPLLHALDVSSPAEVTTGMRVRVRWAAERVGHINDIACFEPLAPGEADAPVPPVASDEPVTGVVTKVSLDYNYAASPEESLFYRGLNEGRIMGQRCPTCQKVYVPPRSACPSDGTPTVEEVELSQTGTITTFCIVNVPFLGQKITPPYVSAYVLLDGADIAVLHLILGVPAEEVRMGMRVKAVWKPKDEWAYSLENIDHFAPTGDPDADFDTYKHHL from the coding sequence ATGAGCCGTACCTTGCAGGCGCCGGTGACGGTCGCCTTCGACTACACGCGTTCCACCGGCCCCGTCGTCGGTCGCTTCCTCTCCGGGCTCCGCGACGGCGTCGTCGTCGGCGGCCGCACCTCGACCGGCCAGGTCGTCGTACCGCCGCTCGAGTTCGACCCCGTGACCCACGAGCCGACGACCGAGTTCGTGGAGGTCTCCTCCGTCGGCACGGTCACCTCGTGGACCTGGGTGCCGGAGCCCGTGAAGGACCAGCCGTTCGACCGGCCGTTCGCGTTCGCCCTGGTCACCCTCGACGGCGCCGACGTGCCGCTCCTGCACGCGCTGGACGTGTCCTCGCCCGCGGAGGTCACCACCGGCATGCGGGTGCGCGTGCGCTGGGCCGCCGAGCGGGTCGGCCACATCAACGACATCGCGTGCTTCGAGCCCCTCGCCCCCGGCGAGGCCGACGCCCCCGTCCCCCCGGTCGCCTCCGATGAGCCGGTCACCGGCGTCGTCACCAAGGTGTCGCTCGACTACAACTACGCCGCCTCGCCCGAGGAGTCGCTGTTCTACCGCGGGCTCAACGAGGGCCGGATCATGGGCCAGCGCTGCCCCACCTGCCAGAAGGTGTACGTCCCGCCGCGGAGCGCCTGCCCCTCCGACGGCACGCCGACCGTGGAGGAGGTCGAGCTGTCGCAGACCGGCACCATCACGACCTTCTGCATCGTCAACGTGCCCTTCCTCGGCCAGAAGATCACCCCGCCGTACGTCTCGGCGTACGTCCTCCTCGACGGCGCCGACATCGCGGTTCTCCACCTCATCCTCGGCGTGCCCGCCGAGGAGGTCCGGATGGGCATGCGGGTCAAGGCGGTCTGGAAGCCGAAGGACGAGTGGGCGTACTCCCTGGAGAACATCGACCACTTCGCGCCGACCGGCGACCCGGACGCCGACTTCGACACCTACAAGCACCACCTCTAG
- a CDS encoding thiolase domain-containing protein, with amino-acid sequence MRDVAVVGFAQRQMPQFDGSPTCVELLVPVFKELYEQTGWTRKDVGFWCSGSSDYLAGRSFSFVQAVDAIGVIPPVNESHVEMDLAWAMYEAWIKIQTGEVDTALVYAFGKSSAGVLRRTLALQLEPYTMTPLWPDTVSLAGLQARAGIDAGAWDERAMAEVANRSLTDAEKNEHAIRKGGSSVEELLTRPMYADPLRKHDCAPVTDGVAALVLAAGDRARDVRERPAWLTGIAHNVDPMGMGVRDLTRSPSAQRAGAALDLGGVEVAELHAPFSHQELILRKELGLGDDVVINPSGGALASNPMFSGGGIRVGEAAQRIWSGEADKALAHATSGPALQQNLVCTLAASTEGARN; translated from the coding sequence ATGCGTGACGTCGCCGTCGTCGGGTTCGCCCAGCGACAGATGCCCCAGTTCGACGGGTCGCCGACCTGCGTCGAGCTCCTGGTGCCGGTCTTCAAGGAGCTCTACGAGCAGACCGGCTGGACCCGCAAGGACGTCGGGTTCTGGTGCTCCGGCTCCTCCGACTACCTGGCCGGACGCTCGTTCTCGTTCGTCCAGGCCGTCGACGCGATCGGCGTCATCCCGCCGGTCAACGAGTCGCACGTCGAGATGGACCTCGCCTGGGCCATGTACGAGGCGTGGATCAAGATCCAGACCGGCGAGGTCGACACCGCCCTCGTCTACGCCTTCGGCAAGAGCTCGGCGGGCGTCCTGCGGCGTACCCTCGCGCTCCAGCTCGAGCCCTACACGATGACGCCCCTGTGGCCCGACACCGTGTCCCTCGCCGGCCTCCAGGCCCGGGCGGGCATCGACGCGGGTGCCTGGGACGAGCGGGCGATGGCCGAGGTGGCGAACCGCTCGCTCACCGACGCGGAGAAGAACGAGCACGCCATCCGCAAGGGCGGCTCGTCGGTCGAGGAGCTGCTCACCCGCCCGATGTACGCCGACCCGCTGCGCAAGCACGACTGCGCCCCGGTGACCGACGGCGTGGCGGCCCTGGTGCTGGCCGCCGGCGACCGGGCCCGCGACGTCCGCGAGCGGCCCGCCTGGCTCACCGGGATCGCCCACAACGTCGACCCGATGGGCATGGGCGTGCGCGACCTGACCCGGTCCCCCTCCGCCCAGCGGGCCGGCGCCGCACTCGACCTCGGCGGCGTCGAGGTGGCCGAGCTGCACGCGCCGTTCAGCCACCAGGAGCTCATCCTGCGCAAGGAGCTCGGCCTCGGCGACGACGTCGTCATCAACCCGTCCGGCGGCGCGCTGGCGAGCAACCCGATGTTCTCGGGCGGCGGCATCCGCGTCGGCGAGGCCGCGCAGCGGATCTGGTCCGGCGAGGCCGACAAGGCCCTCGCCCACGCCACCAGCGGCCCCGCCCTGCAGCAGAACCTCGTCTGCACCCTGGCAGCCAGCACCGAAGGAGCACGGAACTGA
- a CDS encoding thiolase domain-containing protein translates to MGKQPAAIIGVGQTHHRAKREDVSMAGLCREAIDRALLDANLTLDDIDAIVVGKAPDLFEGVMMPELFLAEALGAAGKPLLRVHTAGSVGGSTAIVASSLVQAGVHKRVLTVAYEKQSESNAMWALSVPLPFNMPVHAGAGGYFAPHVRSYIRRSQAPTHVGAIVAAKDRNNALKNPYAHLHNEGTTVESVLASQMLWDPIRYDETCPSSDGACALVIVDEDTAKSSPNPAWIHGTVMRSEATTAAERDQVNPQAGRDAAAALWKQAGITSPIDEIDAAEIYVPFSWFEPMWLENLGFAAEGEGWKLTEAGETAMTGRIPVNCSGGVLSSNPIGASGMLRFGEAALQVRGAAGEHQVEGARKALGHAYGGGSQFFAMWVVGSEKPTN, encoded by the coding sequence ATGGGCAAGCAGCCTGCAGCGATCATCGGCGTCGGCCAGACGCACCACCGCGCGAAGCGCGAGGACGTCTCCATGGCGGGCCTGTGCCGCGAGGCGATCGACCGCGCGCTCCTCGACGCCAACCTGACGCTCGACGACATCGACGCGATCGTCGTCGGCAAGGCGCCCGACCTGTTCGAGGGCGTGATGATGCCCGAGCTGTTCCTCGCCGAGGCGCTCGGCGCCGCTGGCAAGCCCCTGCTGCGCGTCCACACCGCGGGCTCGGTCGGCGGCTCGACCGCCATCGTCGCGTCGTCGCTGGTGCAGGCGGGGGTCCACAAGCGGGTGCTGACCGTCGCCTACGAGAAGCAGTCGGAGTCCAACGCCATGTGGGCGCTGTCGGTCCCGCTGCCGTTCAACATGCCCGTCCACGCGGGTGCCGGCGGCTACTTCGCGCCGCACGTGCGCTCCTACATCCGCCGCTCGCAGGCGCCCACCCACGTGGGTGCGATCGTCGCGGCCAAGGACCGCAACAACGCGCTCAAGAACCCCTACGCGCACCTGCACAACGAGGGCACGACGGTCGAGTCGGTGCTGGCCTCGCAGATGCTCTGGGACCCGATCCGGTACGACGAGACCTGCCCGTCGAGCGACGGCGCCTGCGCACTGGTCATCGTCGACGAGGACACGGCGAAGTCCTCGCCGAACCCCGCGTGGATCCACGGCACCGTGATGCGGTCGGAGGCCACCACGGCCGCCGAGCGCGACCAGGTCAACCCGCAGGCGGGCCGCGACGCGGCGGCCGCGCTGTGGAAGCAGGCCGGCATCACCTCGCCCATCGACGAGATCGACGCCGCGGAGATCTACGTCCCGTTCTCGTGGTTCGAGCCGATGTGGCTGGAGAACCTCGGCTTCGCCGCCGAGGGTGAGGGCTGGAAGCTCACCGAGGCCGGCGAGACGGCCATGACCGGCCGGATCCCGGTCAACTGCTCGGGCGGCGTGCTGTCCTCCAACCCGATCGGCGCCTCCGGCATGCTCCGCTTCGGCGAGGCGGCCCTGCAGGTGCGCGGTGCGGCCGGCGAGCACCAGGTCGAGGGCGCCCGCAAGGCCCTCGGCCACGCCTACGGCGGTGGGTCGCAGTTCTTCGCGATGTGGGTCGTCGGCTCGGAGAAGCCCACCAACTGA
- a CDS encoding DUF4190 domain-containing protein, with protein MNDPTSSYPPPPGPIPPGPFQPTPARPPSNGLAVAALVIGIVALTIALIPILNLVGVVGTLVGIPLGIAGVRKGRRVGRGTAMAGAGIALSGVALVLSAVISFLFWRYLGDLLDFVEPPDPSAEIGEEFETDGGDLVVTVTSLECGTEPDECTFTFDATNNGHRSISLDDITVKSVVDGQWDSADVSDPGTSSYGVDLAPGESKSLTGSVRVYSGEHLDGIVFDANDASSHSAVVVDAGDASPGQ; from the coding sequence GTGAACGACCCCACCTCGTCGTACCCGCCGCCGCCCGGACCGATCCCTCCCGGGCCGTTCCAGCCGACCCCGGCGAGGCCGCCGTCCAACGGGCTCGCGGTCGCCGCCCTCGTGATCGGCATCGTCGCCCTGACCATCGCGCTGATCCCGATCCTCAACCTGGTCGGCGTCGTCGGCACGCTGGTCGGCATCCCACTCGGCATCGCGGGTGTGCGGAAGGGCCGCCGCGTCGGGCGGGGCACTGCGATGGCCGGCGCGGGCATCGCGCTGTCCGGCGTCGCGCTCGTCCTCTCGGCGGTGATCTCCTTCCTGTTCTGGCGCTACCTCGGCGACCTGCTCGACTTCGTGGAGCCGCCCGACCCGAGCGCCGAGATCGGTGAGGAGTTCGAGACCGATGGCGGCGACCTCGTCGTCACGGTCACCTCGCTGGAGTGCGGCACGGAGCCCGACGAGTGCACCTTCACGTTCGACGCCACCAACAACGGACACCGCTCGATCTCCCTGGACGACATCACCGTCAAGTCGGTCGTCGACGGCCAGTGGGACAGCGCGGACGTGAGCGATCCGGGGACGTCGAGCTACGGCGTCGACCTCGCGCCCGGGGAGTCGAAGTCGCTCACCGGCTCGGTCCGCGTCTACTCCGGTGAGCACCTCGACGGCATCGTCTTCGACGCCAACGACGCCTCCAGCCACAGCGCCGTCGTGGTCGATGCCGGTGACGCCTCGCCGGGTCAGTAG
- the map gene encoding type I methionyl aminopeptidase has translation MIELRTPTQIEQMRPAGRFVASVIKALAEKAAVGVNLLELDELAHQMIKDAGAESCYIDYHPSFGASPFGKVLCTSVNDAVLHGLPFDYVLQDGDLLSVDFAASVDGWVSDSALSVIVGTPREEDVRLIEVTERALAAGIAAARPGNKLGDISFAIGSVAHEAGLKVNLQFGGHGVGRTMHGEPHVANDGRAGRGLKLRPGLVIAIEPWFLHTTDEIVFDPDGWTIRSADGSRGAHAEHTVAITDGDPIILTARD, from the coding sequence GTGATCGAGCTGCGCACCCCGACCCAGATCGAGCAGATGCGTCCCGCCGGACGCTTCGTCGCCTCCGTGATCAAGGCCCTCGCCGAGAAGGCCGCCGTCGGGGTCAACCTGCTCGAGCTCGACGAGCTGGCGCACCAGATGATCAAGGACGCCGGCGCCGAGTCCTGCTACATCGACTACCACCCGTCGTTCGGTGCGAGCCCGTTCGGAAAGGTGCTGTGCACCTCGGTCAACGACGCGGTGCTGCACGGCCTGCCCTTCGACTACGTCCTCCAGGACGGCGACCTGCTCTCGGTCGACTTCGCCGCCTCCGTCGACGGCTGGGTCTCCGACTCCGCGCTCTCGGTCATCGTCGGCACGCCGCGCGAGGAGGACGTCCGCCTCATCGAGGTCACCGAGCGGGCCCTCGCCGCAGGCATCGCGGCCGCGCGGCCGGGCAACAAGCTCGGCGACATCTCCTTCGCGATCGGCAGCGTCGCCCACGAGGCCGGCCTCAAGGTCAACCTCCAGTTCGGCGGCCACGGCGTCGGCCGCACGATGCACGGCGAGCCGCACGTCGCCAACGACGGTCGCGCCGGCCGCGGACTCAAGCTGCGTCCCGGCCTGGTCATCGCCATCGAGCCGTGGTTCCTCCACACCACCGACGAGATCGTCTTCGACCCCGACGGCTGGACCATCCGCAGCGCCGACGGCTCGCGTGGCGCCCACGCCGAGCACACCGTCGCGATCACCGACGGCGACCCGATCATCCTCACCGCGCGCGACTGA
- a CDS encoding carboxylate-amine ligase, producing MVRTVGVEEELLLVDPQTRTAAPRSQQVLKYAAEHGIAAHDQLDHELFRHQLETRTRPAVDLADLRRDVIAGRRAAASAAAGVGLLTAATGAVPLPGGPPRTTRDDRYLAMVETYGEVARPGGTCGMHVHVHVASDEEGVTVIDGITPWLPVLLAISANSPFHHGRDTRYASWRSHSWSQWPSAGPVERFGSVAAYRDVSRRIIASGAALDEGMLYYDARLARSHPTVEVRITDVCTDPDDAVLVAALVRALVSHAAERPVEGIAWRAELLRAARWRAARYGLAERLLDPVTGELRPAREVLEHLLATVTEPLEDAGDAELVQDAVARVLSEGGSVRQRAAYERNGGSVAAVVDDLVGRTNAAFSA from the coding sequence ATGGTGCGCACCGTGGGGGTCGAGGAGGAGCTGCTGCTGGTCGACCCGCAGACCCGGACCGCCGCGCCACGCTCCCAACAGGTCCTGAAGTACGCCGCCGAGCACGGCATCGCGGCCCACGACCAGCTCGACCACGAGCTGTTCCGGCACCAGCTCGAGACGCGGACCCGGCCGGCGGTCGACCTGGCGGACCTGCGCCGCGACGTGATCGCCGGACGGCGCGCCGCCGCGTCCGCCGCGGCCGGCGTGGGGCTGCTGACCGCCGCCACCGGCGCCGTACCCCTGCCGGGCGGCCCGCCGAGGACGACGAGGGACGACCGCTATCTCGCCATGGTCGAGACCTACGGCGAGGTCGCGCGGCCGGGAGGGACGTGCGGCATGCACGTGCACGTCCACGTCGCCTCCGACGAGGAGGGCGTGACGGTGATCGACGGGATCACGCCCTGGCTCCCGGTCCTGCTGGCGATCAGTGCCAACTCGCCCTTCCACCACGGCCGCGACACCCGCTACGCCTCGTGGCGCTCGCACTCGTGGTCGCAGTGGCCCAGCGCGGGGCCCGTCGAGCGGTTCGGCTCGGTGGCTGCCTACCGCGACGTGAGCCGCAGGATCATCGCCTCGGGTGCCGCGCTCGACGAGGGCATGCTCTACTACGACGCCCGGCTCGCGCGCTCGCACCCGACGGTGGAGGTCCGGATCACCGACGTGTGCACCGATCCCGACGACGCGGTGCTCGTCGCCGCCCTGGTCCGCGCGCTGGTCTCCCATGCCGCGGAGCGCCCTGTCGAGGGCATCGCCTGGCGGGCGGAGCTGCTGCGCGCGGCCCGATGGCGCGCCGCGCGCTACGGCCTGGCCGAGCGCCTGCTCGACCCCGTGACCGGTGAGCTGCGGCCGGCACGGGAGGTGCTGGAGCACCTGCTCGCGACGGTGACCGAGCCGTTGGAGGACGCCGGCGACGCGGAGCTGGTCCAGGACGCGGTGGCCCGGGTGCTGTCGGAGGGGGGATCCGTCCGGCAGCGGGCGGCGTACGAGCGCAACGGCGGCAGCGTGGCCGCCGTCGTCGACGACCTCGTCGGGCGCACCAACGCCGCGTTCAGTGCGTGA
- a CDS encoding PepSY domain-containing protein, translated as MKTSTLRRKRVVLPALATVAVLAVGGTVWAASADDVSGDERDRVATAATEAAGGGEAVEVEKADDPGEAYEVEVRLADGSEVDVTLDSELGVVTVDKDDRDDRDDRDDRDEADDRDDVGERPDADDRVLSAAERASAETAALAAVGSGTVVDVDPSDDPGVAYEAEVRDAKGVEWDVDLAADFSVVAKRADR; from the coding sequence ATGAAGACCAGCACCCTGCGCCGCAAGCGCGTCGTCCTGCCCGCCCTCGCCACCGTCGCCGTCCTCGCTGTCGGCGGCACCGTCTGGGCGGCCTCGGCCGACGACGTGTCGGGCGACGAGCGCGACCGGGTCGCCACCGCGGCGACCGAGGCGGCCGGCGGCGGCGAGGCCGTCGAGGTCGAGAAGGCCGACGACCCGGGGGAGGCCTACGAGGTCGAGGTCCGGCTCGCCGACGGCAGCGAGGTCGACGTGACCCTGGACTCCGAGCTCGGCGTCGTCACCGTCGACAAGGACGACCGGGACGACCGGGACGACCGGGACGACCGGGACGAGGCCGACGACCGGGACGACGTGGGCGAGCGGCCCGACGCCGACGACCGGGTCCTCAGCGCTGCCGAGCGCGCGTCCGCGGAGACGGCGGCCCTCGCGGCGGTCGGCAGCGGCACGGTGGTCGACGTCGACCCGAGCGACGACCCGGGGGTGGCCTACGAGGCCGAGGTCCGCGACGCCAAGGGTGTCGAGTGGGACGTCGACCTGGCCGCCGACTTCTCCGTCGTGGCGAAGCGCGCCGACCGCTGA